In the genome of Acidobacteriota bacterium, the window CCTCCAAGCCCCTCTTCGGCCACCTCCTGGCGGCAGCGGGCGGGCCCGAGTTCGTCCTCACGATCCTGAGCGTGCGCGACGACCGGGTCCACCCCACCCTCAACCGGACGAACCCCGACCCCCGTTGCGACCTGGACTGCGTGCCGGAAGGCGCTCGGTCGGTGCAGGTGGACGCGGCCCTCTCCAACTCCTTCGGCTTCGGCAACCAGAACGCCTGCGTCGCCGTGCGGAAGTACCGGCTGCAATAGGCCACGCAACACGAGGAATACGTTTTTTTACGCATGTATTTCATGATATGATTTTCAAAAGAACCGGGGAGGACGCCTTGAAAGTCATGGAAAGAGGTCAGATCACGATTCCGAAAAAGTACCGGGAGCGGTACGGCATCACCCCCGACACGGAGATCACCCTGGTGCCGACCGAGGAGGGTCTGTTGATCGTCAAGTCGGGAACGGCCCGCACCCCGTTCCGGGACGTTTTCGGAATCCTCTGCAAGAAAGGCAGTTCCGACGCCGTCGTCCGGGAGATGAGGGGGTCGGATCATCCCTGACTTCCTGGTAGGCGCCTTCGCCCTCCACCAAGCGGACCAGCTGTTGACCCGGGACCGCGGGTTCTACCGGCACTGCTTCCAGGGGCTCCGCGTCGTCGAACCCTGACCCATGGGTTCTGCCTTCACTTTG includes:
- a CDS encoding AbrB/MazE/SpoVT family DNA-binding domain-containing protein; translated protein: MKVMERGQITIPKKYRERYGITPDTEITLVPTEEGLLIVKSGTARTPFRDVFGILCKKGSSDAVVREMRGSDHP